In Paeniglutamicibacter kerguelensis, one genomic interval encodes:
- a CDS encoding agmatine deiminase family protein, producing MQRRHFLQSSLLAAGGLFITGCTTPTPRGAGASGPEASTAGIDSVGWRMPEEGEPHLRTWMAFGATEKIWGPDLLPEVRRNLATIAQTIARFEPVSMLVRPEELELAGELLGPTIDLVEAPLDDLWMRDTGPVFVEANGARAGIDFNFNGWGGKQTHAKDAKVAELVAGAAGIEVLRTELVLEGGGIEVDGEGTAIITESCVLNKNRNPGWTKKDVEEELEWLLGLEKIIWLPGIKGKDITDGHTDFYARFAKPGVVVAGYDPDPESFDHTVTTRHLDILESATDARGRALEVSVLEAPGTVRPDYESDDFAAGYINFYVCNGAVIAPEFGDPKTDGAALEELERLFPEHEVVQINIDAIAAGGGGIHCTTQQEPK from the coding sequence ATGCAGCGACGACACTTCCTGCAGTCGAGCCTGCTTGCCGCCGGTGGACTGTTCATCACCGGATGCACCACGCCAACGCCGCGCGGCGCCGGGGCCAGCGGTCCAGAGGCAAGCACTGCCGGTATAGATTCCGTTGGCTGGCGCATGCCCGAAGAGGGGGAACCGCACCTGAGGACCTGGATGGCGTTCGGTGCCACCGAGAAAATATGGGGCCCGGATCTCCTGCCGGAGGTGCGCCGCAACCTGGCAACCATCGCGCAGACCATCGCGCGCTTCGAACCCGTTTCGATGCTCGTGCGGCCCGAGGAACTTGAACTGGCGGGCGAACTGCTTGGTCCAACCATTGACCTTGTCGAAGCGCCCCTCGACGACCTGTGGATGCGAGACACAGGTCCGGTGTTTGTTGAAGCCAACGGCGCGCGGGCGGGCATCGACTTCAATTTCAACGGCTGGGGCGGCAAGCAAACCCACGCCAAGGACGCAAAAGTCGCCGAACTTGTCGCTGGCGCTGCCGGCATTGAGGTACTGCGCACCGAGCTGGTGCTTGAAGGCGGCGGCATCGAGGTCGACGGCGAGGGGACGGCGATCATCACCGAGAGCTGCGTGCTGAACAAGAACCGGAACCCCGGTTGGACCAAGAAGGACGTCGAGGAGGAACTGGAGTGGCTCCTGGGGCTTGAGAAAATCATTTGGCTGCCCGGCATCAAGGGCAAGGACATCACCGATGGCCACACCGATTTCTACGCCAGATTCGCCAAGCCGGGCGTCGTGGTGGCCGGATACGATCCGGATCCCGAATCCTTCGACCACACGGTCACCACCCGTCACCTCGACATCCTGGAGAGTGCCACCGATGCCCGTGGACGAGCCCTGGAGGTTTCCGTCCTCGAGGCCCCCGGCACCGTCCGGCCGGATTACGAGTCGGACGACTTCGCTGCCGGCTACATCAACTTCTACGTCTGCAACGGTGCCGTCATCGCACCGGAATTCGGCGATCCCAAGACCGATGGCGCGGCACTGGAGGAACTGGAACGGCTGTTCCCCGAGCACGAAGTCGTCCAAATCAACATCGACGCGATCGCCGCAGGTGGCGGTGGCATCCACTGCACCACCCAGCAAGAGCCCAAGTAG
- a CDS encoding DUF4193 domain-containing protein, with product MATDYDAPRKHAEEDEKPEVLPELKAQRSASTSNLIDEDEVDLADSYELPGADLSGEELQVMVLPAQADEFTCASCFLVRHRSQIALEKGGLLYCTDCEG from the coding sequence ATGGCAACCGACTACGATGCACCTCGGAAGCATGCCGAAGAGGACGAAAAGCCCGAGGTCCTTCCGGAGCTGAAGGCCCAGCGCAGCGCCAGCACCTCGAACCTGATCGATGAGGACGAGGTCGATCTGGCCGACAGCTACGAGCTGCCGGGCGCCGACCTTTCGGGCGAGGAGCTGCAGGTCATGGTGCTCCCGGCCCAGGCCGACGAGTTCACCTGTGCCTCATGCTTCCTCGTGCGGCACCGTTCGCAGATTGCCCTGGAAAAGGGCGGTTTGCTCTACTGCACCGACTGCGAAGGCTAA